Genomic DNA from Deltaproteobacteria bacterium HGW-Deltaproteobacteria-18:
AGGCTAGTTGAATTAAATACGGCTCATGGCTATCTGAATACAAAAAGGGATCGCTAACGGGAACATCTGCCTTATTTGTTAATACAACATCCTCATCGGATATTCTTACAGGACCACCGATTGCCATCCATTTTTTTTTCTTTGAATCATACTTTGCAACGCCACCAGCAGAGGCTCTGTCATCCCATTTTCGAGATGGTTTAAGTTTATAACGATACGTAATATATAGGCCCCTAAATTTATCATTAAAAAATGCAGGATAAGTTATTTGGTTTCCAGGTATTACACCTTCTCCAATGGTCTGAAAGTTTGTCTTATTTTCTTTTTTGACTTTTTTGATATCTTCTATAGAAATTTTTTGTCCTTTAAATTCAAATTCTGAAATATCTTCTGGATTTTTTGAAATCACATATTGCCAAGGCATATTATGCATATTGTACGCTATATGTATATATCCTTCCTCATCTATACCTATTGATGGCTGCGTGTGCCACCTATCTTCTATTGTATTTGAATCAATTATTTTTTTATCGATTATATTATTTTGCAAATTAATTTTATAAACTACTGTCAGTAAATTATATTCATTAAAATCAGTTTTATTTTTCGGGCTTTCTACTGTTACAAAATACACATTATTTTTAAATACTACTATTGGAGTATTAAATACTGCAGCATTTGTAGGATGTACATCTATATTATCAATAATTACATCCATTTTATATTTATTATATAAAGCAGGACAAATATTACTATTTGCTAATTCAAATATAGCAATTATAAAAAAAATCAAAACAAATCGCATACTCTATCCCTTGGACAGGCCTAGATCTCTGGAGCGAACAACATGTGCGTTGCGCCTAAGTCTTTGTGACCAATAACTACTTATTTTTCTTATTTTTTTCTCAATAAAAGCTTTTTTTCGGCCTTAAAATGAGGTCATCAACCTAAATTCAGCTAATATTTATATCCAAAAACCAAATATCATTGAATAAAACTTATGTTGCGAACCTTTGCATGCCTGGGTTGCCTGGGTCTCGGTTGCCTGGGTCTCTGAGACCAAGGGCTATGCCTGGGTCTCTGAGACCAAGAAACCACCAATGCTGAAACTGCCTGGGTCTCTGAGACCAAAAACATCCCAATTTTATTCACTTTTTTCTCAAAAAAGGCCCTTTTTTCGACCTTAGAATGAGGTCACCAACCCAAAATCAGCCAATTTTTATGTCTATCAATCTAAAATTATTGGCAAAAACTCGCGTTGCGAACCCTCAGAATCCCCATTCCACGATCTGGCCTGGGTCTCTGAGACCAATAACCCACCAATTTCGGCTTTGCCTGGGTCTCTGAGACCAAGAACTCCCAATTTCGGCTTTGCCTGGGTCTCTGAGACCAAGAACTCTGCTGCCTGGGTCTGCCTGGGTCTCTGAGACCAAGAACTTACTAACATCATTCACTTTTTATTCAAAAAAGGCCCTTTTTTCGACCTTAGAATGAGATCCTTTATTGGTGATTAGTGGCTGCTGCCTGGGTCTCTGAGACCAATAACACCCCAACTTCCTTCACCTTTTTCTCAAAAAAGGCCTTTTTTTCGACCTTAGAATGAGGTCATCGACCAAAAATCAACCAATTTTTATATCTAACAACTCAATATTACTAAACAAAACTCGCGTTGCAAACCCTCAGAATCCCCACTCCACCATGTTCCCACAATCCATCTGCGGTCCGTACGGGGCTGGTTGCTCGCCGAGCATGTCGCCTATGTCCTTCACAATGGGCGCGTATCCGCTCTGCCTGCGCACATGATCCACAAACTTCACGCTCCCAACGGCCAGATCCGCTGTCCACACATCGTCCCGGCACAGATGCCCGCGCCTGACCACGTTCTCCACCCATCCTGCGTAATGTTCCGGAAATAACGGATCATCCGGCATACCCGCCAGCCTGGACAGTTCGGACAGGTTCACGGTCTTGTAACGCTGTTTGGGCTTCACGATCTCGTGATACCCGCCATGCTTCCATTCGCAAGGATGCCTGACCACTCCCGCCCGCAGCATGTTGGTATCGATATACAGCGAACACCGAACCAGATGCTCCCCGCTCTCCACTGCCGTGGCATGGTAGCGCCGCTCCCAGAAGCTTCCCTTGCGGCCTGTCTTCTTGTTGTAGGCGGCGGCCACCTTGGAACCCAGATCGCGCATCATCTCGGGAATCGCGTTCTTGTCTGTGGGGCTGACCACCAGCAGGTGAGCGTGGTTGGATGTCACGGTGAAATTCAGCACCGGAACCCGATAGCGGGCCTGATTTTCAAAGAGCGCGTCAGTAAGCAGTTTGCGATACAATACCTGACTTAAGAGAAAGTCCCGGTTGTGGCAGCGCGCAGTCAAATGCCATACATAACCAGGTTCAAAAAACCTTTGCGGGTAACCCATAAAGACCAGTCCGGCGTTGCTGGTAGCTTCCATGGCCCCAGACCGGCGATTCGCCGATCAGGACCGGGCATCATCCAAGGCTTGCGAGTTATGCATTCCAAGTATCGCAGGAACGGCAAAGCTCATGTGCACAACCTGGATGGACCGCTACCAGCGCAGAAATTCCATGCCAATTGGACCTGTTACCCATCTTTTACTGCATAAGTCTCTGAAACAAAGAACAGTTGATCAAAAAAAGGCAACAGGATCAGGACCTGACTACTGCCAGCGCCCTGCCCTGAAAGCGGCCACACACCTTTTCCGGATTCTCACGCCAAGACGCGCAAATAATACAAGTCCCGTGCCAGCAAGACTTTTCTCCCAACCAGCGGGAAACCCTCGCCAGGCGGGGATTTGGCTTGTTTTTCAGGTGGATTGAAAGGCGGGGATCTTGTCTGATTTTGTTGGACTGACCTGTCTTCGCAATAGAGGACACGTTCATTGCCCTTCACAGCTCCAAACGCACTCAGTCTGACCGAACTGGACATGCCGGATGGCGCAGGCTGACCCGTCAATACGGATACGCTTCAAACTCACATCGAAAAGACGGATAGCTGTACACCGCAACTACCCATCATATAACTCATCAAGATTTCATCAGTATTTTCGCATCAACGATGAAGTAAAACAACGCAAAGACCTCATAATTGTAAGCGCAGAAAATCCTTACTGAACAGCAATAAATCAACTTCGTAACAATAATTATCGCTACGCAGAAATCATTATTTACTGTATGTGT
This window encodes:
- a CDS encoding transposase encodes the protein MEATSNAGLVFMGYPQRFFEPGYVWHLTARCHNRDFLLSQVLYRKLLTDALFENQARYRVPVLNFTVTSNHAHLLVVSPTDKNAIPEMMRDLGSKVAAAYNKKTGRKGSFWERRYHATAVESGEHLVRCSLYIDTNMLRAGVVRHPCEWKHGGYHEIVKPKQRYKTVNLSELSRLAGMPDDPLFPEHYAGWVENVVRRGHLCRDDVWTADLAVGSVKFVDHVRRQSGYAPIVKDIGDMLGEQPAPYGPQMDCGNMVEWGF